In Acidobacteriota bacterium, a genomic segment contains:
- a CDS encoding GIY-YIG nuclease family protein: MSQFHYVYILASEAHPHRRYTGITKDLEERLDSHNAGQVPHSARFRPWRLESAVVFRSLEKARIFAVFLKSQPGKAFARRHF; encoded by the coding sequence ATGTCCCAGTTTCATTACGTCTACATCCTTGCCAGCGAGGCGCACCCGCATCGGCGATACACCGGAATCACGAAGGACCTGGAAGAACGACTCGACTCGCACAATGCCGGCCAGGTTCCGCATTCCGCGCGTTTCAGGCCCTGGCGCCTCGAATCGGCGGTTGTGTTTCGTTCACTGGAAAAGGCGCGAATCTTCGCGGTCTTCCTCAAGAGCCAGCCGGGAAAGGCTTTTGCGAGGAGGCACTTCTGA
- the rho gene encoding transcription termination factor Rho produces MDEQREQQKPQQQKQGSRRRRRRPRRRRGPKGPPIPVEGFLWVRDNGGPLLVDSKRNFVADRSDPTVPAELLKPLHLESGLLLKGQAHSGDRPRMSAIESIEGLEPEQYRTNAIPFSELISIDPLDRFNLETDPEIVEPRVAELIAPLGKGQRCLIVSPPKAGKTTLLQQMAHAIAVNHPNTTIFVLLVDERPEEVTDWKRSIARGEVFASSTDQSLESHIQVSEMVFERARRLVEMGEDVVVFMDSLTRMSRAFNNLQKGSGRILSGGIDARTMEKPRRFFGSARNVEGGGSLTVVATALIDTGSRMDEVIFQEFKGTGNMELVLDRKLFDKRIFPCINIPQSGTRKEEKLYPKDQVEKLYLMRRALSSLSPEAAMELLLQKVREFPSNEQFLASLQLK; encoded by the coding sequence ATGGACGAACAACGAGAACAGCAAAAACCTCAACAACAAAAACAGGGCTCACGCCGTCGCCGGAGGCGCCCGCGCCGTCGGCGGGGTCCAAAGGGACCACCGATTCCGGTCGAGGGTTTCCTCTGGGTTCGCGACAATGGTGGTCCACTGCTGGTCGATTCAAAACGCAACTTTGTTGCCGACCGATCGGACCCGACGGTTCCGGCCGAGCTCTTGAAGCCGCTGCATCTGGAAAGTGGCTTGCTCCTCAAAGGTCAGGCACACTCCGGCGATCGACCGCGGATGTCCGCGATCGAGAGCATCGAAGGCCTCGAACCCGAGCAGTACCGAACCAACGCGATTCCGTTTTCCGAACTGATCAGCATCGACCCGCTCGACCGCTTCAATCTCGAGACTGATCCCGAGATTGTCGAGCCGCGGGTCGCGGAACTCATCGCTCCCCTTGGAAAGGGCCAACGGTGTCTCATCGTCTCGCCGCCGAAGGCCGGCAAGACCACGCTCCTGCAACAGATGGCGCACGCGATCGCGGTCAACCATCCGAACACCACGATCTTTGTGCTGCTGGTGGACGAGCGACCCGAAGAGGTCACCGATTGGAAGCGAAGCATTGCCCGCGGTGAAGTCTTCGCCTCTTCGACGGACCAGTCACTCGAGTCCCATATCCAGGTTTCGGAGATGGTATTCGAGCGCGCCCGCCGCCTGGTGGAGATGGGTGAAGACGTGGTCGTCTTCATGGACTCTCTAACCCGCATGTCGCGCGCCTTTAACAACCTTCAGAAGGGCTCGGGACGGATCTTGTCGGGAGGCATCGACGCACGCACGATGGAAAAACCGCGGCGCTTCTTCGGCTCGGCCCGCAATGTCGAAGGTGGCGGCAGCTTGACTGTGGTTGCCACCGCCCTGATTGACACCGGGTCGCGGATGGATGAGGTGATATTTCAGGAGTTCAAGGGCACCGGCAACATGGAGCTGGTGCTCGACCGCAAGCTCTTCGACAAGAGAATTTTTCCCTGCATCAATATCCCACAATCGGGCACCCGCAAGGAAGAGAAGCTCTACCCGAAGGACCAGGTCGAAAAGCTCTACCTGATGCGTCGCGCGCTTTCTTCGCTTTCGCCGGAAGCGGCTATGGAGCTCCTCCTGCAGAAAGTGCGTGAGTTCCCTTCGAACGAGCAGTTCCTCGCCTCGTTGCAGCTCAAATAG
- the mqnE gene encoding aminofutalosine synthase MqnE, whose product MRSTGDLRLLDPALEPIAEKVLNGDRLDRDDGLLAASTSDLIGVGKLANLVRERLHGDATYYNINRHLNPTNVCVASCDLCAFYVPWRQKDRGWTYTVEQAVEIAARDVDESVSELHIVGGLHPKLLVDYYEDLFHALKQRFPWIHLKALTMVELDFIARASRLNLEDLISRLRDAGLDSCPGGGAEIFSERVRNEICDHKTSGARWLEIARTVHVAGIPTNCTMLYGHVETVEDRVDHLLSLRELQDETGGFQCLIPLAFHPENTALDHLPPTGGRLDLQTLAVSRLVLDNVPHLKAYWIMLGEKVAQIALHFGADDLDGTIFDERITNAAGGTAGTGMAHERLERLITEAGRAPVLRDTLYRPLQNNTDVAQYR is encoded by the coding sequence ATGCGTTCAACGGGCGACCTCAGGCTATTGGACCCGGCCCTCGAGCCGATTGCCGAGAAGGTGCTGAACGGTGATCGACTCGATCGGGACGACGGACTCCTTGCGGCGTCGACGAGCGACCTCATCGGGGTCGGGAAGCTCGCAAACCTGGTGCGTGAACGACTGCACGGAGACGCCACCTACTACAACATCAACCGCCACCTCAACCCGACAAACGTCTGCGTTGCCTCGTGCGACCTGTGCGCCTTTTACGTTCCCTGGCGCCAAAAGGACCGAGGGTGGACCTATACCGTCGAACAAGCAGTCGAAATCGCGGCCCGGGACGTCGACGAATCAGTCTCCGAGCTTCACATTGTCGGCGGGCTACACCCAAAGCTTCTGGTCGATTACTACGAGGATCTCTTTCACGCTCTCAAGCAGCGCTTTCCGTGGATTCACCTCAAGGCCTTGACGATGGTCGAACTCGATTTCATCGCCAGGGCTTCACGACTCAACCTGGAGGATTTGATTTCACGTCTGCGTGATGCCGGGCTCGACTCGTGCCCGGGTGGAGGCGCCGAGATCTTCTCCGAGCGTGTGCGCAACGAAATCTGCGATCACAAGACGAGCGGCGCGCGGTGGCTCGAGATAGCGCGCACGGTCCACGTAGCCGGCATTCCAACCAATTGCACCATGCTCTACGGTCACGTTGAAACCGTCGAGGATAGGGTCGATCACCTGCTCTCCCTGCGCGAGCTGCAGGACGAGACCGGTGGCTTCCAGTGCCTCATCCCGCTCGCGTTCCACCCTGAAAATACCGCTCTCGACCACCTCCCGCCAACCGGCGGTCGCCTCGATCTCCAGACTTTGGCGGTGTCACGTCTGGTGCTCGACAACGTGCCTCACCTCAAGGCCTACTGGATCATGCTCGGGGAGAAGGTCGCCCAAATCGCACTCCATTTCGGCGCCGACGATCTCGACGGTACGATCTTCGACGAGCGCATCACGAATGCGGCGGGCGGCACCGCAGGGACGGGCATGGCACACGAGCGCCTCGAGCGGCTGATCACCGAAGCCGGAAGGGCGCCAGTTCTCCGCGACACACTGTACCGTCCTCTTCAGAACAACACCGATGTCGCGCAATATCGTTGA
- a CDS encoding CvpA family protein, with protein MTVVDWVLIAVWVGLTLGGFWKGAVRIVFGGGGLALGVWLAVVAGADAEAALDGVLGIPWLAALAGRLLLVLLTTGLCLLAGWGIERTLTAFHLGWLNRLFGAALVGLLAAFLLGLVVVVAIQFSPELARLCRESQVAQHLLWLSETLLGAVESLEC; from the coding sequence ATGACCGTCGTCGACTGGGTGCTGATCGCCGTCTGGGTGGGACTCACCCTGGGCGGATTCTGGAAGGGTGCGGTGCGGATCGTTTTCGGCGGCGGAGGTCTAGCACTCGGCGTGTGGTTGGCCGTGGTTGCTGGGGCGGATGCCGAGGCGGCCCTCGACGGGGTTCTGGGCATTCCATGGCTCGCGGCTCTCGCCGGGCGGCTCCTGCTCGTTTTGCTGACGACCGGCCTCTGCCTGCTCGCCGGCTGGGGAATCGAGCGAACCCTCACCGCCTTTCATCTCGGGTGGCTCAACCGGCTCTTCGGTGCCGCCCTGGTGGGTCTGCTGGCGGCTTTCCTGCTCGGGCTGGTGGTCGTGGTGGCGATTCAGTTTTCGCCGGAGCTCGCCCGCCTGTGCCGTGAATCGCAGGTCGCGCAGCATCTCCTGTGGCTCTCGGAGACGCTGCTGGGCGCCGTCGAATCGTTGGAATGTTAA
- a CDS encoding CBS domain-containing protein, whose product MSGEWKVADLMTSDVVTLTEDETLAHAQRCMARGRIRHLPVLRERTLTGLITHRDLLAASFSIFAEVDAGEQRRIFDTVRVVEAMHRDVVTVSPELSVSKAARILLENKYGCLPVVDDEQQLLGIVTEADFLRLTVHLLP is encoded by the coding sequence ATGTCGGGCGAGTGGAAAGTGGCTGATCTCATGACTTCCGACGTGGTCACCCTCACCGAGGATGAAACTCTTGCCCACGCCCAGCGTTGCATGGCCCGCGGTCGAATCCGTCACCTGCCGGTTCTGCGGGAGCGCACGCTCACCGGGCTGATCACCCACCGGGACCTGCTCGCTGCCTCGTTCTCGATCTTCGCCGAGGTCGATGCGGGTGAGCAGCGGCGGATCTTCGACACCGTGCGGGTAGTCGAGGCGATGCACCGGGACGTCGTGACAGTGTCGCCGGAGTTGTCCGTTTCCAAAGCGGCGCGAATCCTCCTCGAGAACAAGTACGGCTGCCTCCCGGTGGTGGATGACGAGCAGCAGCTCCTCGGCATCGTGACCGAGGCCGATTTCCTGCGTTTGACCGTTCACCTCCTTCCATGA
- the fabG gene encoding 3-oxoacyl-[acyl-carrier-protein] reductase codes for MKEFENQVAVVTGGARGIGAEIARRLARGGATVVCADVLDTAEIVDQINGDGGSAEGRALDVTDAARAAEVIAAINESHGRLDILVNNAGITRDQLLIRMKPEDWDLVLGINLDGVFNVTQPAAKLMMRARRGRIVSVASVVGLMGNAGQANYAASKAGLIGFTKSLARELGSRNVTVNAVAPGYIQTPMTEQLSDEQREMLMKNVAIPRLGTPSDVADAVAFLAGPGASYITGEVLNISGGLYM; via the coding sequence ATGAAAGAATTCGAAAATCAGGTGGCGGTCGTAACCGGGGGGGCGCGCGGAATCGGTGCCGAGATCGCACGCCGGTTGGCGCGCGGCGGCGCGACGGTGGTGTGTGCCGACGTTCTCGACACCGCGGAGATCGTCGATCAGATCAACGGAGATGGTGGTTCTGCTGAAGGCCGGGCGCTCGACGTTACGGATGCCGCGCGCGCGGCTGAAGTGATAGCCGCGATCAACGAGAGCCACGGCAGGCTCGATATTCTGGTCAACAATGCGGGTATCACACGCGACCAGCTCCTGATCCGGATGAAGCCGGAGGACTGGGATTTGGTCCTCGGGATTAACCTCGACGGTGTCTTCAACGTCACCCAGCCCGCGGCCAAGCTGATGATGCGAGCACGAAGGGGCCGAATCGTCAGCGTGGCCTCAGTCGTCGGGCTGATGGGCAATGCCGGCCAAGCCAACTATGCGGCCTCCAAGGCCGGACTGATCGGTTTCACGAAGAGTCTCGCCCGAGAGCTCGGCTCGCGCAACGTCACGGTCAACGCGGTCGCACCGGGCTACATTCAGACGCCGATGACCGAGCAGCTCAGCGATGAGCAGCGCGAGATGCTGATGAAAAACGTGGCCATACCGCGTTTGGGAACGCCCTCGGATGTGGCTGACGCAGTCGCATTTCTGGCCGGCCCGGGTGCTTCCTATATCACCGGAGAGGTCCTCAACATCTCGGGTGGGCTCTACATGTGA